From one Candidatus Methanoplasma termitum genomic stretch:
- a CDS encoding ABC-F family ATP-binding cassette domain-containing protein, whose translation MLLKAQAVTKAFGPVKVLTDASLQINEGDSIGLIGINGAGKSTFLKILLGEIKPDTGELTRYTNNIGYLEQFPESSSEFTVHDVLGRPYGHIENIKKKMREIEEAMASGGNVDWNALAAEYSKLERDLKASDVQDESKLIKVLKKVGLSENIMGRTMDSLSGGERTKVMLSRILVQADDCDMLVMDEPTSHLDVETVEWLEDYLLKTHCSVLVISHDRYFLDKIATRMTEISNGKTREYKGNYTDFITKKMLDLDRMEKEYKKYVNNKRRQEEIAEQLHKDQWYLTTHKTRKKLIDKMDEKEKPEENKEITVRIQAAHKSGKNVITCKDLSVQLGGRTILENVELDIQKGDKIGIFGSNGEGKSTLIKALLEEIPSKGELWVAPGAKIGYYSQNHEGLNLMLTAEEQIMSVIGKERRGDARSILSRMLLMGDDVERPIKTLSGGQRARVALCMLLLQETNVLILDEPTNYLDIPARHAVEEALNEYDGTIITITHDRYFLDTVCTKVIEVKDKHITMFNGTYSAMRGRPNTKEVVMDADEYKVIAPFTNWVINKKYAKNDKVLITPAEIGGFQWALDQGKLKKTGGRQRKKVSAPEEPEKGPKMGT comes from the coding sequence ATGCTTCTCAAAGCCCAAGCCGTTACGAAAGCGTTCGGTCCCGTCAAGGTCCTTACCGATGCCAGCCTTCAGATCAACGAAGGCGACAGCATCGGACTGATAGGAATAAACGGCGCCGGGAAGAGCACATTTTTAAAGATCCTGCTGGGAGAGATCAAGCCCGATACCGGCGAACTGACCCGCTACACAAATAATATCGGATACCTCGAACAATTCCCGGAATCATCATCCGAATTCACCGTACATGATGTTCTCGGAAGACCATACGGTCACATCGAGAACATCAAGAAGAAGATGCGGGAGATCGAAGAAGCGATGGCATCCGGCGGCAATGTGGATTGGAACGCCCTCGCCGCCGAGTATTCCAAACTGGAAAGGGACCTGAAAGCTTCAGATGTTCAGGACGAAAGCAAATTGATCAAAGTTCTTAAAAAGGTCGGTCTTTCCGAGAATATAATGGGCCGGACCATGGACTCTCTCTCCGGGGGAGAGAGGACCAAGGTCATGCTCTCCAGGATACTTGTCCAAGCCGACGACTGCGACATGCTCGTAATGGACGAACCTACGTCTCACCTTGACGTAGAAACAGTGGAGTGGCTGGAGGACTATCTCCTCAAGACCCACTGCTCTGTCTTGGTTATAAGCCACGATCGTTATTTTTTGGACAAGATAGCAACCCGTATGACCGAGATATCCAACGGTAAAACAAGAGAGTACAAAGGCAACTATACCGACTTCATAACGAAGAAAATGTTAGATCTCGACCGTATGGAGAAAGAATACAAAAAATACGTAAACAACAAGAGGAGACAGGAAGAGATCGCCGAGCAGCTTCACAAGGACCAATGGTATCTCACCACCCACAAAACAAGGAAGAAGCTCATCGATAAGATGGACGAGAAGGAAAAGCCGGAAGAGAACAAGGAGATCACAGTAAGGATCCAAGCCGCACACAAATCAGGGAAGAACGTCATCACATGCAAGGACCTCTCCGTGCAATTGGGAGGAAGGACCATCCTCGAGAACGTAGAGCTGGATATTCAAAAGGGAGACAAGATCGGAATATTCGGATCCAACGGCGAAGGGAAATCCACACTCATCAAAGCATTGCTGGAAGAGATACCCAGCAAAGGTGAATTGTGGGTAGCTCCGGGTGCGAAGATAGGATACTATTCTCAGAACCACGAAGGCCTGAACCTTATGCTTACGGCCGAAGAGCAGATAATGTCGGTCATCGGAAAGGAACGCAGAGGAGACGCGAGGAGCATCCTATCAAGGATGCTTCTGATGGGGGACGACGTGGAAAGGCCGATCAAGACCCTTTCCGGCGGCCAGAGGGCGAGAGTTGCGCTCTGTATGCTCTTACTGCAGGAAACGAATGTTCTTATTCTCGACGAACCGACCAACTACTTGGACATACCAGCAAGGCACGCCGTCGAAGAAGCGCTCAATGAGTATGACGGTACAATTATCACCATCACCCATGACAGATATTTCTTGGACACTGTGTGCACGAAGGTCATCGAAGTAAAAGACAAACATATCACCATGTTCAATGGAACATACTCTGCAATGAGAGGCCGACCGAATACAAAAGAGGTCGTCATGGATGCCGACGAGTACAAAGTGATCGCACCTTTCACGAATTGGGTAATAAACAAGAAATACGCCAAGAATGACAAGGTATTGATAACTCCGGCCGAGATCGGCGGATTCCAATGGGCGCTGGATCAAGGGAAGCTCAAGAAGACGGGCGGTCGTCAGAGGAAGAAAGTATCTGCGCCGGAAGAGCCGGAAAAAGGACCTAAGATGGGAACGTAA
- a CDS encoding cation:proton antiporter encodes MTILLLVAGACSVIFKKLKMPPIIGYIVAGIIIGYLLFNGYIFQDQKEIANMEENVKLLANMGLVLLMFVVGMELNLKKLKKSGAFAIMVALIQIPLMVAGGYLFGILMGWGMIHAILFGAIISGSSTAVVTIVLKEQGKLSKEDIESIVLITVIEDVAQVIILSMATPLLIGGSMELDSVVWMIIIILTFMSAAVVIGIITVPRALEWIASKMPDEVLLVTALGICFAMALLSVVIGMSMAIGAFLMGVVVSQSSSRTTIEHDITPMKDIFMAMFFISVGLQITPGGIINNIVMVVTIFAIYTILKTGSVFFAYFVGNKTLRVGFISAVSLVAMGEFAFIIAYAGLEAGVLSNDFYTAVVSAALVSMVALPILSHNATKICDYAGTHAPKSVLSAANRVETFRNDQYARLTLTSKHTASKFKEKVVYAYAFILLLAVIEAIFFFFSTDLAEFINRNTVSMITLDISYTIVLMVNFVIVAVILYKVVRNLKFVGKVLLDAERKAGVLSKPKRATLKVQKAFIRVNNWALALVVTFIIIVLVPNGAGIIEHIFAMLGGMGLIGIFYAYKQITTPTGGKR; translated from the coding sequence ATGACAATACTTCTGCTTGTAGCGGGGGCATGCTCAGTTATATTCAAGAAATTGAAGATGCCGCCGATAATAGGATACATCGTGGCAGGAATAATAATCGGGTATTTGTTGTTCAACGGGTACATCTTTCAGGACCAGAAAGAGATCGCTAATATGGAGGAAAACGTAAAACTCCTCGCGAATATGGGACTGGTCCTGCTGATGTTCGTTGTCGGCATGGAACTCAATTTAAAGAAGCTGAAGAAATCGGGTGCATTTGCCATAATGGTAGCATTGATACAGATCCCTCTGATGGTCGCCGGCGGATATCTCTTTGGGATCCTTATGGGATGGGGCATGATCCATGCGATACTTTTTGGTGCCATCATTTCCGGATCGAGCACGGCGGTCGTGACGATCGTGCTCAAAGAACAGGGGAAACTTTCGAAAGAGGATATAGAGTCTATTGTCCTTATAACGGTGATCGAGGATGTTGCACAGGTCATCATCCTTTCAATGGCGACGCCTTTGCTCATCGGGGGCTCGATGGAACTTGACTCCGTTGTGTGGATGATCATAATAATCCTCACGTTCATGAGCGCAGCCGTTGTGATAGGGATAATAACCGTCCCTCGGGCGCTTGAATGGATCGCATCAAAGATGCCGGACGAGGTCCTGTTGGTGACGGCTTTAGGGATATGTTTTGCTATGGCCTTGTTATCAGTTGTGATCGGGATGTCGATGGCCATCGGCGCATTCCTAATGGGTGTGGTGGTCTCTCAGTCCAGTTCCAGGACCACAATCGAACACGATATAACGCCGATGAAAGACATATTCATGGCGATGTTCTTCATTTCCGTCGGCCTTCAAATAACGCCGGGCGGCATAATAAACAATATTGTTATGGTGGTGACGATATTCGCGATATATACTATCTTAAAGACAGGCAGCGTGTTCTTTGCATACTTCGTCGGCAACAAGACCCTTCGCGTAGGATTCATATCTGCTGTCAGTCTGGTCGCGATGGGAGAATTCGCATTCATAATAGCTTATGCCGGGTTAGAAGCGGGCGTCCTGTCGAACGATTTCTATACCGCGGTCGTAAGTGCGGCGTTGGTGTCAATGGTCGCTCTGCCGATATTGTCGCACAATGCAACTAAAATATGCGATTATGCAGGCACACATGCCCCAAAATCCGTTCTAAGTGCTGCCAATAGGGTGGAAACATTCCGCAACGATCAATATGCAAGGTTGACGCTGACCTCAAAACATACAGCATCCAAATTCAAAGAAAAAGTGGTCTATGCCTATGCTTTTATACTTTTGTTAGCTGTGATAGAAGCAATATTCTTCTTTTTCTCAACCGACCTGGCAGAGTTCATCAACAGGAACACTGTCAGCATGATCACGTTGGATATAAGCTATACCATCGTACTGATGGTGAATTTTGTCATTGTCGCGGTCATTCTGTACAAGGTGGTGAGGAACCTCAAATTCGTAGGAAAGGTTCTTCTGGATGCAGAAAGAAAGGCGGGCGTATTGAGCAAACCGAAACGCGCGACCTTAAAGGTCCAAAAAGCATTCATCAGAGTGAACAATTGGGCGTTGGCCCTTGTGGTGACTTTTATAATCATCGTTTTGGTGCCGAATGGCGCAGGGATCATAGAACACATTTTTGCAATGCTCGGCGGAATGGGATTGATCGGAATATTCTACGCCTATAAGCAAATAACAACACCCACAGGCGGAAAAAGGTAA
- the nifV gene encoding homocitrate synthase has protein sequence MKTADEVRDILNKYDVCVCDTTLRDGEQAAGIVFSNVEKYRIAQLLDEAGVQQIEAGIPTMGADEKKAVKHIARMKLNASILGWNRANIDDINTSLDCDVDSVAISLSSSDIHIQHKLKKSREWVLQQIDECVSHAKSHGVYISCNAEDASRADMDFLIKFAKTAKNAGADRLRYCDTIGREDPFTCAARVERIIKEVGIEVEMHTHNDFGMATANCMAGVKAGARFLSTTVMGIGERAGNTPLEEAVMACKHLFGKSTGIDPLKLRPLGEFVSIAAGRPIWVSKPFLGSNCFAHEAGIHADGIIKDAKNYEPYDPHEVGLERSIVIGKHSGRNTIVTDLSHRGIKLSDQEAIDLLERVRKGSVKLHRSISSDELLVMYNDMINGEDPFED, from the coding sequence ATGAAAACAGCAGATGAAGTTCGTGACATATTGAACAAGTACGACGTTTGCGTCTGCGATACCACGCTCAGAGACGGGGAGCAGGCGGCGGGAATCGTATTCTCTAACGTGGAGAAGTATAGGATCGCCCAACTTCTGGATGAAGCGGGAGTCCAGCAGATCGAGGCCGGGATACCCACTATGGGTGCCGACGAGAAGAAAGCGGTCAAACACATTGCGCGCATGAAACTCAACGCGTCAATACTGGGCTGGAACCGCGCGAACATTGACGATATCAACACCAGCCTCGACTGCGATGTCGATTCAGTAGCCATTTCTCTGTCCTCATCGGACATTCACATACAGCACAAACTCAAAAAGAGCAGAGAATGGGTCCTTCAGCAGATCGATGAATGCGTTTCGCACGCCAAATCCCACGGAGTATACATTTCATGCAACGCAGAGGATGCTTCCAGGGCAGATATGGACTTCCTTATAAAATTCGCAAAGACCGCCAAGAATGCCGGTGCAGACAGGCTTAGATATTGCGACACCATAGGTAGAGAGGACCCTTTCACATGCGCTGCGAGAGTTGAAAGGATAATCAAAGAGGTGGGCATCGAAGTGGAGATGCACACGCACAACGACTTCGGCATGGCGACCGCGAACTGCATGGCAGGCGTAAAGGCCGGCGCAAGATTCCTCAGCACGACAGTGATGGGCATCGGAGAAAGGGCTGGCAACACTCCGCTTGAAGAGGCAGTGATGGCATGCAAACACCTGTTCGGCAAAAGTACGGGAATAGATCCGCTCAAGCTGAGGCCGCTAGGAGAGTTCGTCTCGATCGCCGCAGGAAGGCCCATCTGGGTCTCCAAGCCGTTCCTCGGATCGAACTGCTTTGCGCACGAGGCCGGGATACACGCGGACGGAATAATAAAAGATGCAAAGAACTACGAGCCTTACGATCCTCATGAGGTCGGCCTCGAGAGAAGCATAGTGATCGGCAAACACTCCGGAAGGAACACGATCGTCACCGACCTGTCCCACAGGGGCATAAAGCTCTCCGATCAGGAAGCGATAGATCTTCTGGAAAGGGTCAGGAAGGGCTCTGTAAAGCTTCACAGAAGCATATCTTCCGATGAACTGCTCGTTATGTATAACGACATGATCAACGGCGAAGACCCGTTCGAGGATTGA